The genomic stretch ACGCCTTCACTTTAAGGGAAAGAATCTGGCCTTTTCCCTGGTTTTGTTTCAGATGATGGTGCCATCCCAGATCTTTATTATTCCTCAATACTTAATGGTGAGTAAGCTGGGAATGTTAAATACCTCCTTTGGCCTGCTTTTTCCGGGTCTCGTGACAGCCTTTGGAACCTTCTTGTTAAGGCAGGCTTATATGGGGCTTCCCTCTTCCTTAGAGGAGGCGGCCAGGCTTGACGGCTGCAATATCGGCCAGACCTTTCTTTATGTAATGGCCCCCCTTACAAAATCCTCCATGGTGGCTCTGGGTATCTTTACCGCGCTGTTTGGATTTAAGGAGCTGATGTGGCCTCTGGTGGTCAACACAGAGCAAAATACCATGCCCCTGTCTGCCGCCCTTGCAAAGCTGCAGGGACAGTTTGAAACAAATTATCCGGAGCTTATGGCAGCATCCCTACTAGCCTGTATCCCCATGATTGTCATTTATCTGATATTCCAGAAACAGTTTATAGAAGGAATTGCTACATCCGGAGGAAAATTATAAAAGGAGTATGAATTATGTCTATCATTTATCATGAACAAGCGAAACACTTCCACCTGTATAACCAGTCCATGAGTTATATCATTCAGATCATGGCCAATGGCCAACTGGGAAATCTGTACTATGGGAAACGGATTACAGACAGGGAGTCCTATGCATATCTCCTTGAGACAGGAGAGCGCGCCCATGCCGCCATAAGCTGTCCGGAGCCGGTCAGCTTATGTCTCCAATATACGAAGCAGGAATATCCTGCTTATGGAACAGGGGATTACCGGTATGGTGCCTGCATCGTCAGGCAGGAGAATGGCAGCAGGATCACAAACTTTACTTATGCGTCCCACCGTATCTTTGAGGGGAAGCACTCCATAGAGCCTCTTCCTGCCACCTACGTGGAAGAGGAGAGGGAGGCTGCCACCCTGGAGATCACCCTTCATGATGATGTGATGGATACGGATCTGGTTCTTTCCTATACGATCTATGAAGAGATGCCGGTCCTTACAAGGCATGCCCGTTTTGACCACCATGGCAAGGAGGAAATCATCCTCTTAACGGCTATGAGCGGAGCTGTTGACCTTCCGGATTGTGATTATGAGATGATTCAGCTTTCCGGGGCATGGTCCAGGGAACGGTATTTGAAGAGGCGTTCCCTGGAACAGGGAATACAGTCCATCTACAGCATGAGAGGGATCAGCAGCGCAGAGCACAACCCATTCCTGGCACTTGTAAGAAAAGAGACTACGGAGAACAGCGGCCAGGTATATGGCTTCAGCCTTGTGTACAGCGGCAGCTTCTTAGGACAGGTAGAAGTCTGCACCCATGATACCACCCGGGTGCTCATGGGAATTCATCCGGATACCTTTGAATGGCCTTTAAAAGCGGGGGAATCTTTCCAGACTCCGGAGCTTGTGATGGTTTATTCGGAGCAGGGGCTTTCTTTTATGAGCCAGATCTTCCACCGGTTATACAGGACCCGGCTTGCGAGAGGGTATTGGAGAGACAGGGAAAGACCGGTGCTTTTGAACAACTGGGAAGCAACCTATATGGATTTTAACGAAGAAAAGATTCTCGCAATTGCTAAAAAGGCGAAGGAAACGGGCGTGGAGCTGTTTGTTCTAGATGACGGCTGGTTTGGCGAACGAAGTGATGACCACAGGGGCCTGGGAGACTGGCAAGTGAACCGGAATAAACTGCCGGAAGGAATTTCCGGACTTTCTGAGAAGGTGGAAGCCCTGGGCTTAAAATTCGGTCTGTGGATCGAGCCGGAGATGGTCAATAAAGACAGCCGGTTTTACGAGGCCCATCCGGACTGGATCCTGTCCGCTCCCGGCCGCTATGAAACGCCAAGCAGAAATCAGCATGTCCTTGATTTTTCAAGAAAGGAAATTGTTGATGCGGTTTACGGCATGTTAAAGGACATTATTGCCAATGCAAGAATCTCCTATATCAAGTGGGACATGAACCGGTACCTGACGGAATGCTACTCCAGAGGAACCTCCCCCGACGGGCAGGGAATGGTGATGCATAAATTTATCCTGGGAGTCTATGACTTATATACCCGGCTCACCAGGGACTTCCCGGAGATCCTGTTTGAATCCTGCGCCAGCGGAGGGGCCAGGTTTGACCCTGGAATGCTGTACTTTGCTCCCCAGGCATGGTGCAGTGACAATACGGATGCCATGGACCGGCTAAAGATCCAGTACGGGACTACCATGGTTTATCCCATATCCAGCATCGGAGCCCATGTCTCTGCGGTTCCCAACCATCAGATTCACAGAATAACGCCTTTGGATTCCAGGGGAAATGCAGCGATTTTCGGGGCTTTTGGATATGAACTGGATTTGAATCATTTGTCTTCCGAGGAAATAGAGACGGTAAAGCAGCAGATTGCATGCTATAAGAAGTACCGGAAACTTTTACACCAGGGAACGTTTTACCGGCTAAAAAGTCCATTTGAAGGAAATGATACGGCATGGATGGCAGTATCAGAAGATTTGGAACAGGCAATCGCCGCTTATTATCAGGTTTTGAATCCGGCCAATGCAGGCTGGCTGCGGTTAAAGCTCCAGGGGCTTTGTGAGGATATGCTTTATAAAGTTTCCCTGCCGGGAGAGACCGGGGAATACTACGGAAGCGAGCTTATGTACGCCGGTATTCCCATTGACAGAAGCCGCCTTTTTAGAGAATCAGGGGATTTTGCCTCTTTCCTCATCTTTATTAATAAGAAATCAGAATAAAGAAAAAAGTCCGGGCAGGCATTGTCTGGACTTTTTTAATGTAATAAATTACATTACTGTTAAGTAATCTGCCTTTTTATTGAAAAATATTTTACAGCATGCTATAATTCCTAAAAATAATGCATGATTCCTTAAAAAAAATGAATGTAGGGGATGAATACAATGAAGGATTATAATGTACACTTGACACTGATTGACCGAATTATACTGGAATCCTATAAGATCATGATGGAAGGGCTTGCTGATTATCTGGGGGGAGGCTATGAGATGGTGCTTCATAGTCTGGAGGATACGGAGCATTCCGTCATTAAGATCATCAATGGACACCACACAGGACGTACGGAAGGAATGCCGATTACAGACCTGGCCCTTCAGATGCTGGAAGAAATTGAAAAGGATGGCGACAAAAGCTACATCTCCTATTTTACCAAGAACAAAAAAGGAGAACCATTAAAATCCTCTACCATTGTGGTACGGGGGGAGGAAAAACGAATCATCGGCCTTTTATGTATCAATTTTTATTTGAATACAGGTTTTTCTGAGATCCTGACCAGCTATATCCCCGCAATATCTACTCATTCCCTGGTTAAAACTGAAACCTTTGCTAAAAATGTGGATGAATTGATTTTCAGCAAAGTCCAGGAGGTCCGGAAAACGGTATTGGCAGATGAAGGGATACTTCCGTCTCTTAAAAATAAGGAAATCATTAATTCCCTGCATCAACAGGGGGTTTTTACCATGAAAGATGCGGTTGTAAAGGTAGCCGACTATCTGGGAATATCTAAAAACACCGTGTATATGCACATTCGGAATGTAGGAGTAACTACAGAAAAAAAGAACGAATAAACATTAATACAGTGAAATGGGTTGATAATGAAAAACACTGCAGGTTTTTGTGAAAAATAACAAAAAACCTGCAGATTTTTTTGTTTATTTGTTAGAAGAACATAATAATATTGCAATTAAAAAGTATCTATGGTAAAATAAATTACATCATATAAATGAATACAATAAAATTTATTTTATTGTATGAAAGGAAGGTATTGATATGGAGGAAAGTAAAAAGAGTAAGAAGGGGCTAGGATTGGTACCAAGGCTGATTATTGCAATTATCATTGGTATTTTAATTGGAATGTATTGCCCCAGTTTTGTAACTTCAATATTAATTACCGTATCAGATTTGTTTAAACAGTTTTTAATGTTTATCATTCCTCTTATGGTGGTGGCTTTTGTTACTATGGGAATTGCGGACCTGTCTCAGGGAGCCGGAAAGCTGCTGGCATTTACCGCAGCGATTTCCTATGCTTCCACGCTGCTGGCAGGAAGCGCATCTTATGTTGTAGCCAGTACATTTTTCCCTTCTTTTGTGAATGAAGAAGTTGTTGCAAAAGTTGCATCTGCAAGTGACAAGGCGATCAGCGGATATTTTTCCCTGGAGATCACACCGCTGCTTGAAACAACAGCAGCTGTTGTACTGGCCTTTGTACTGGGAGTATGCATCAGCACCATGAGGGGCAAAGAGATCGGAGATGCCCTGTATAATGTGTTCAAAGAGTTTTCCGAGATTATTACTAAGGTACTGGGCCGGGTGATCATTCCGCTTCTTCCTTTATATATCTGCGGAACCTTTGCCAAGATGACTTATCAGGGAACTACCTTTGCGATTATGTCAGTGCTTTGGAAGGTTTTTGTGATCGTGATATTGCTTCATTTAATCTATCTGCTAGCGGCCTTTACCTTTGCAGGTATATTGACAAAAAGAAATCCGCTTACCATGTTAAAGAACCAGATACCCGGCTATCTGACTGCGATTGGTACCCAGTCTTCTGCGGCTACCATTCCGGTTAATATTAAATGTGCCGAAAGCAATGGTATCTCAGAAGAAATCCGTAACTTCGTAATTCCGCTGTGCGCTAATATTCATATGGCAGGTTCTATAATCACAATTACCTGCTGTGTGACTGCAACCCTGCTTATTTACGGCATGCCTCATGGATTCCTTACCCTGTTCCCGTTTATCTGTGTGCTGGGAGTAGCCTTGGTTGCATCTCCTGGAGCTCCGGGAGGCTCTATCTTTACGGCGACTCCATTCTTCCCGATTGCAGGAATACCAGCAGTAGGAGATATTGCCAGCCTTCTTCAGGCAATGTATATTGCACAGGACAGCTTTGGAACAGCATGTAACGTATCCGGAGATAATGCGATCAGCGCGCTGGTTGATATGTATTACCATAAATATATTAAGAAAGATAACAAAGGCTAAGGTGATTGCGAAAGGAGAAGGCTGATTATGCCGTCTATCAGTATTTTCGAGGTAATCGGCCCTAATATGGTAGGGCCATCCAGTTCCCATACTGCGGGTGCTGTGGCAATTGCTCTTCTGGTTAAAAAAATGTTCAACGAACCCATTCGCGAAGTGGAGTTTGTTTTGTACGGTTCTTTTGCAAAGACCTACAAAGGCCATGGAACCGACCGTGCGCTTCTTGGCGGCATCCTGGGGTTTGAGACTTATGATTTAAGAATTAAGAATTCCTTCCAGTTAGCTGATGAATGCGGGATAAAGTATTCCTTCCAGGTGGATGAAAAAGAAACAGAAGTTCATCCAAACACAGTAGAGATACATGTGTCTGGAGAAAAGGGCGGAACGATATCGGTCCGCGGTGTCTCCCTAGGAGGCGGTAAAGTTAAAATTATCAGGATCAACGGCATTGATGTAGACTTTACCGGGGAATATTCCACACTGGTTATACGCCACCTGGACTATCCCGGCATGGTGGCCTATATTGCCACCAGTTTAAGTGAACGCAATGTAAATATTGCTTTCATGCGCCTGTTCCGGGAACAAAAAGGGGCGACTGCTTATTCTGTGGTGGAATCTGATGAGGAAATCCCACAGGAATTGCTGGATAAGCTGCGGCAGCACCCCAAAGTAGAAGATGTTATGCTTATACAGGTTTAGGAGGCTTTTATGGACTTTATATCAGGAAGTGAATTGTTGAAATTGTGTGAGGAAAATCACTGCCGGATTTCAGAAGTGATGCGGAAACGGGAAGCCAGTGAGTTCGGTGCCGATCCGGAGGAAACCATAAGCCGGATGAAAGAAGCTTACCGGATCATGAAGGAAGCATGTCATAAACCCTTAGATGAGCCGGTGGCTTCCATCGGCGGATTGATCGGGGGAGAAGCTGCAAAGGTTCGGAACCGAAGGCGATCAGGAAAATCCATATGCGGAAGCATGCTGTCTAAGGCAATTACCTATTCACTGGCTGTTCTGGAAGTAAATGCTTCCATGGGCCTTATAGTAGCGGCGCCCACGGCAGGAAGTTCCGGAGTTCTGCCTGGACTGCTGCTTGCTTTGGAAGAAGAATTTTCCTTAGATCACGAACAGATCATTGATGGCCTTTTTACAGCAAGTGCGGTGGGCTATCTGATTATGCGGAATGCTACCGTGGCTGGAGCACAGGCCGGCTGTCAGGCTGAGGTTGGCGCTGCTTCTGCAATGGCTGCGGCGGCGGCAACGGAAATCATGGGCGGAACGCCAAAGCAGTGCATGGATGCGGCTTCCTCAGCAATCGTGAATCTCTTAGGGCTGGTCTGTGATCCGGTAGCCGGTCTGGTGGAATATCCCTGCCAGAGCCGTAATGTTCTTGGAGCTTCCAATGCACTGGTATGTGCAGAAATGGCATTATCAGGAGTAGAGCAGTTCATACCATTTGATCAGACGGTAGACACCATGATGATGGTGGGGCGTTCGATCCCATTTGAATTAAGGGAAACTTCCCTTGGCGGCTGCGCGGCTACGGAAGCTGCCTGCAGGAAAACCTGTGAGATTTTTAAAACAAAGTAACAAGTAATAATGACAGGCGGTACCGGTTTTGTGAAACCGGTATCGCTTTTTAATGCATGAATAAAAAAAAGTTGCGAATGCAACCACTTTATGTTATGCTGTTTATCATCCTAAAATAAGATGAAATGCCGTCCGAAAGGCTTGGAGGTGGAAATCATGTGCGAGCACAAGGAAATCGGGAAATATATCTCGATTATCCAGAGACTTAATAATACGTATTTTGCAAATCAATTATCTACTTATCAGATAGGCTGTGGACAACAGTTTTTTTTATTGCAGATTTTTAAAAAACCTGGTATGAGTCTGCATGAGCTGGCTTCTTTTGGACATTACGATAAGGCCACTGCCACCCGCGCGGTTAAGAAGCTGGAAGAAGAAGGATATGTTGTGACGGAAATGGCACAGGAGGATAAACGCATCCGGAGGATTTACGTCACAGACAAAGCGGCAGCTGTCGTGGGAAAGACCTTGGAGAGCGTAAATGAATGGGCGGATATTATATTAAAAGGGTTTACCAAAGAGGAACGTGATGCAGCAGAGCAAATGCTTATTCGCATGGCTTGCAATGCCCTAGATCACATCGTGGAACAGAAGGGAAAGGAATAGAATACTTTATGGAACAAAACAGGATAAAACAGGGGGAAAATCCCCTGGGATATAAACCAGTGGGGCATTTGCTGCTTCAGTTTGCGCTTCCGTCAATAGTCTCCATGCTGGTAAATTCGGTTTACAATATTGTTGACCAGATCTTTATCGGCCAGGGCGTTGGGTATCTGGGAAATGCGGCAACCACCATTGCATTTCCCATTGTCACCATCATTTTAGCCATATCGACTCTCCTGGGAGCAGGGGGAAGCGCCTATGCTGCCATTAAGCTGGGGGAAAAAAATGAGGAAGAGGCGGATAAGACCCTTGGAACCGTTTTCCTGATGACCCTGGCAGCCAGCATTGCAGTTATGGCGATAGGATTCCCGCTTATGACTCCTATGTTAAAGATTTTTGGAGCGACTGCCAATACCATGGAGTATGCAAGGCAGTACACTTCTATCATATTACTGGGCACACCCTTTAACATGCTCTCCGTAGTACTGAGCAATATGGCCAGGACAGACGGGAGTCCTGCCTTATCCATGTATGCCATTTTAATCGGTGCTGCTTTAAATACCATACTGGATCCGATTTATATTTTTGTATTTCATTGGGGCGTGACCGGAGCGGCCATTGCCACCATTACCTCTCAGATCATTTCCGCAGTTGTGCTGGTCCTGTATTTTGTGTACAAAGGAAAGCATATGCGCCTTAATAAAAATAGTTTACGCATTGATTTTAATATCTGCAGGCTGGCCCTGCCTCTTGGGATCTCAAGCGGAATCACCCAGATGGCATCTACCGTTTTGCAGGTTGTCATGAACAATTCCCTGGTGTATTATGGAAATAAGACGGCCATTGGCGGCGATGTGGCCTTAAGTGCTATGGGTGTTGTAAATAAGATCGGCATGATCCTGATCTCCATCTGTGTTGGGATCGGCATCGGCTCCCAGCCGATTCTCGGATTTAATAAGGGAGCGAATCAGCCAAAGCGTGTGAGGAAGACTTATCTTTCGGCGGCTGCGGCGGCAACCGCAGTTGCCCTTACGGGATGGCTTGCCTGTCAGTTGTTCCCAAGGCAGATTTTAAGTCTGTTTGGGACAGAGGATGTGCAGTTCACCCAGTTTGCCATCCGCTGCCTGAAGGTGTATATGCTTGGAATCTTTTCGGCCGGATTCCAGGTTGTGACAACCAGCTATTTCCAGTCAACGGGACAACCCTTAAAGGCTTCCATTTTATCCATGCTGCGCCAGCTTGTGTTATTGATCCCGCTGATTCTTATCCTTCCTCTTTCTTTTGGTCTGGAAGGAATCCTCTATGCAGGGCCTGTGGCGGATATTACCTCAATGATCATTGTCAGCCAGTTTGTTCTGCATGAACTGAAAAAGTTAAACAGATTATGCAAAGACTCGTAATATGCGGAATAAAGGGAAAGGAGATGTGAAAATCATGAGCTTGAAGACGGAGATGGCAAGATTTACTGCAGGGCTAAAAAAGGCGGACAAAAAGATGGCCCTTGAACTGGAACAGCCGCCCAGAGGAACGGGGGCGCTGACCCAGGAACAATTTACAAAAAAGGTACGGGTAAAAACCTGGAACATCGACGGTTTTCCCGGAGTCACCATAAACGGAAGTTATTCAAAGACTGCCCATATCCTCATGCTGCCGGGAGGGGCCTATACCCTGGAGCCATCAGAGCGTTACAGGGAAATGGCAGAGTATTTTGCCGTAGAAGAGCAGGTAAAGGTGACCATACCTTCCTGCCCTCTGGCCCCGGAGTATACGGCGTTAGATGTCCACCGGTATCTGGTCCGGGTTTACAGCTGGCTTTTGGCAGAATATCCGGAAGATGAGTTTTTTCTTTTTGGGGATTTTTCCGGCGGTGGTCTGGCTCTCTCGTTATTACAGGAACTGCGGGACATGGGGAATCTGCCTATGCCGGTGAGAACTGCCGTGGTTTCTCCGTGGCTGGATATTGCTCTTAACAATCCGAAGATAAAGATCATGAAAAAAACGGATCCTATCCTTCCTGTAGAAGCGTTAAAAGAAGCCGGAGCCCGCTACTGCGGTCCTTTGGAACCGGATCACCCCTTTGTCTCACCACTTTATGGAAACTGGGATCAGCTGGGACAGATCCTGATATTTTCCGGCACAGATGAAATTCTTACACCGGACTGCGAGCTTCTGGCTGAAAAGGCGGGAAAATTTAAAGGAACGAAAATCATTTATAAAAAAGGGGCTAAGATGTTACATAACTGGATATTGATTCCGAGCAAGGAGACAGATGCCACTTTGGAATTGATTTTTGCATTCTTTCTGGAAGAAGCTTTGGGATTTTAAAAATGAGGCTCGGCCCTTTTAAGGGGCCGAACCTCATTTTTGATTTGTGATGAAGTACTATGAACAAAGGAACGGATTAAAGTTTGGCAAGAGACTGAAGGGCGTGACCTTCAATCAGCACCTCGTAATGTTCCCTGTAGTACGCTTCGGAGGCGTAGTCCTGGTGAATCTTGGAACCATATTCCGCAAGCAGGTTGCAGACACGGCTGAAATCCAGAGACTTGTCAGGAGTGTTCCTGATCACCAGATAATACTGTCTGGTATCAGGTTTTTTATATAATGTATTCTCGCCATCGTAAACCTGCCCGATGGTCCTTGCAGCATCAGATATCTGGTCCAGACTTTGAAAACAATAGATTCGTATCGAGGAAGCGCTTGATTGCTCTTTTGGCTCTTCGGCCTCCGGTTCTTCTTTCTTGTCAAGCCCTAACAGGTTTAACAGTCCGTCGGCGCCTTCCAAAAGTTCGCTTGCCAGGTCTCCTGGCATGGAATCCAAGTCTTCGTCGGCTGATGGTGAAAATTTGGCAAACCTTGTATCTAATTCTTCCGGATCTTCGATTTTTGTGATTACTAACATCACACTTTCGTTGGACAATGGAATTGCTTCTACCATGAGAGGAATGTCTTCTGCTTCGAATCCCACTTCGTTAGAGGCTTTCTGAATCATCTCGCGGAACAGGTTGCGGGCTTTTTCACTGCCATAGGCAAGCTCGCCTAAATTTAAGTTTCTGACGCTTAAATCAAAGCTGGTAAGCGTACAGCGAATTTGATTTTCGTTAATACGTTCTATCTTCATAGGATCACTTCCTGTTCTTTTTAAAATGGTGAATGAATGTTTACATACTTCCTCAACATAACTATACTATATAATATAGCGAAAAAGCAATTACTATGTGAAAAAATTTATATAATTTTAAGGTTTGAATGCTAATAACCGGGAATCCTATTTGCTTATTGGAATTTCCCGGTTTTATTTTTTTGATATGATGAAAATATAATATTGTTTTACTTGATTTCTTCGTTATCTTCGTAAGGTGATTTAGAAGAAAATGTAATTACCATTAGTTGTTATGTAAAAATAATGTAATAAAACAAATTTCCAAGTTTGCATTAAATAGGAATTTTATTTTGTTCTTATTAGCTGAATATATACTTCATTGGAGTAAACCGTATTCCATTTACAAGTTGTTCGGTGTCTGTATCCATAAATCCCAGTTTATGATATATCTCGACTGCGTAGGGTGATGAATTAACCGTCATTTCCTGATTAACACCTTCTTCCTTGAAAAAAGA from Lacrimispora sphenoides JCM 1415 encodes the following:
- a CDS encoding helix-turn-helix transcriptional regulator, which gives rise to MKDYNVHLTLIDRIILESYKIMMEGLADYLGGGYEMVLHSLEDTEHSVIKIINGHHTGRTEGMPITDLALQMLEEIEKDGDKSYISYFTKNKKGEPLKSSTIVVRGEEKRIIGLLCINFYLNTGFSEILTSYIPAISTHSLVKTETFAKNVDELIFSKVQEVRKTVLADEGILPSLKNKEIINSLHQQGVFTMKDAVVKVADYLGISKNTVYMHIRNVGVTTEKKNE
- the sdaAA gene encoding L-serine ammonia-lyase, iron-sulfur-dependent, subunit alpha translates to MDFISGSELLKLCEENHCRISEVMRKREASEFGADPEETISRMKEAYRIMKEACHKPLDEPVASIGGLIGGEAAKVRNRRRSGKSICGSMLSKAITYSLAVLEVNASMGLIVAAPTAGSSGVLPGLLLALEEEFSLDHEQIIDGLFTASAVGYLIMRNATVAGAQAGCQAEVGAASAMAAAAATEIMGGTPKQCMDAASSAIVNLLGLVCDPVAGLVEYPCQSRNVLGASNALVCAEMALSGVEQFIPFDQTVDTMMMVGRSIPFELRETSLGGCAATEAACRKTCEIFKTK
- a CDS encoding alpha/beta hydrolase fold domain-containing protein — translated: MSLKTEMARFTAGLKKADKKMALELEQPPRGTGALTQEQFTKKVRVKTWNIDGFPGVTINGSYSKTAHILMLPGGAYTLEPSERYREMAEYFAVEEQVKVTIPSCPLAPEYTALDVHRYLVRVYSWLLAEYPEDEFFLFGDFSGGGLALSLLQELRDMGNLPMPVRTAVVSPWLDIALNNPKIKIMKKTDPILPVEALKEAGARYCGPLEPDHPFVSPLYGNWDQLGQILIFSGTDEILTPDCELLAEKAGKFKGTKIIYKKGAKMLHNWILIPSKETDATLELIFAFFLEEALGF
- the sdaAB gene encoding L-serine ammonia-lyase, iron-sulfur-dependent subunit beta, with amino-acid sequence MPSISIFEVIGPNMVGPSSSHTAGAVAIALLVKKMFNEPIREVEFVLYGSFAKTYKGHGTDRALLGGILGFETYDLRIKNSFQLADECGIKYSFQVDEKETEVHPNTVEIHVSGEKGGTISVRGVSLGGGKVKIIRINGIDVDFTGEYSTLVIRHLDYPGMVAYIATSLSERNVNIAFMRLFREQKGATAYSVVESDEEIPQELLDKLRQHPKVEDVMLIQV
- a CDS encoding MATE family efflux transporter; its protein translation is MEQNRIKQGENPLGYKPVGHLLLQFALPSIVSMLVNSVYNIVDQIFIGQGVGYLGNAATTIAFPIVTIILAISTLLGAGGSAYAAIKLGEKNEEEADKTLGTVFLMTLAASIAVMAIGFPLMTPMLKIFGATANTMEYARQYTSIILLGTPFNMLSVVLSNMARTDGSPALSMYAILIGAALNTILDPIYIFVFHWGVTGAAIATITSQIISAVVLVLYFVYKGKHMRLNKNSLRIDFNICRLALPLGISSGITQMASTVLQVVMNNSLVYYGNKTAIGGDVALSAMGVVNKIGMILISICVGIGIGSQPILGFNKGANQPKRVRKTYLSAAAAATAVALTGWLACQLFPRQILSLFGTEDVQFTQFAIRCLKVYMLGIFSAGFQVVTTSYFQSTGQPLKASILSMLRQLVLLIPLILILPLSFGLEGILYAGPVADITSMIIVSQFVLHELKKLNRLCKDS
- a CDS encoding adaptor protein MecA, whose amino-acid sequence is MKIERINENQIRCTLTSFDLSVRNLNLGELAYGSEKARNLFREMIQKASNEVGFEAEDIPLMVEAIPLSNESVMLVITKIEDPEELDTRFAKFSPSADEDLDSMPGDLASELLEGADGLLNLLGLDKKEEPEAEEPKEQSSASSIRIYCFQSLDQISDAARTIGQVYDGENTLYKKPDTRQYYLVIRNTPDKSLDFSRVCNLLAEYGSKIHQDYASEAYYREHYEVLIEGHALQSLAKL
- a CDS encoding MarR family winged helix-turn-helix transcriptional regulator produces the protein MCEHKEIGKYISIIQRLNNTYFANQLSTYQIGCGQQFFLLQIFKKPGMSLHELASFGHYDKATATRAVKKLEEEGYVVTEMAQEDKRIRRIYVTDKAAAVVGKTLESVNEWADIILKGFTKEERDAAEQMLIRMACNALDHIVEQKGKE
- a CDS encoding dicarboxylate/amino acid:cation symporter; this translates as MEESKKSKKGLGLVPRLIIAIIIGILIGMYCPSFVTSILITVSDLFKQFLMFIIPLMVVAFVTMGIADLSQGAGKLLAFTAAISYASTLLAGSASYVVASTFFPSFVNEEVVAKVASASDKAISGYFSLEITPLLETTAAVVLAFVLGVCISTMRGKEIGDALYNVFKEFSEIITKVLGRVIIPLLPLYICGTFAKMTYQGTTFAIMSVLWKVFVIVILLHLIYLLAAFTFAGILTKRNPLTMLKNQIPGYLTAIGTQSSAATIPVNIKCAESNGISEEIRNFVIPLCANIHMAGSIITITCCVTATLLIYGMPHGFLTLFPFICVLGVALVASPGAPGGSIFTATPFFPIAGIPAVGDIASLLQAMYIAQDSFGTACNVSGDNAISALVDMYYHKYIKKDNKG
- a CDS encoding carbohydrate ABC transporter permease, with product MDKSRKIKSAIVYFILIIGSVIMLVPFLWMFLTAFKSTSEATQMNPFIIFPTVWRKEAFLSIISKMNFLRLYWNTLLLIVERVICAVLTATMAGYAFGRLHFKGKNLAFSLVLFQMMVPSQIFIIPQYLMVSKLGMLNTSFGLLFPGLVTAFGTFLLRQAYMGLPSSLEEAARLDGCNIGQTFLYVMAPLTKSSMVALGIFTALFGFKELMWPLVVNTEQNTMPLSAALAKLQGQFETNYPELMAASLLACIPMIVIYLIFQKQFIEGIATSGGKL
- a CDS encoding alpha-galactosidase yields the protein MSIIYHEQAKHFHLYNQSMSYIIQIMANGQLGNLYYGKRITDRESYAYLLETGERAHAAISCPEPVSLCLQYTKQEYPAYGTGDYRYGACIVRQENGSRITNFTYASHRIFEGKHSIEPLPATYVEEEREAATLEITLHDDVMDTDLVLSYTIYEEMPVLTRHARFDHHGKEEIILLTAMSGAVDLPDCDYEMIQLSGAWSRERYLKRRSLEQGIQSIYSMRGISSAEHNPFLALVRKETTENSGQVYGFSLVYSGSFLGQVEVCTHDTTRVLMGIHPDTFEWPLKAGESFQTPELVMVYSEQGLSFMSQIFHRLYRTRLARGYWRDRERPVLLNNWEATYMDFNEEKILAIAKKAKETGVELFVLDDGWFGERSDDHRGLGDWQVNRNKLPEGISGLSEKVEALGLKFGLWIEPEMVNKDSRFYEAHPDWILSAPGRYETPSRNQHVLDFSRKEIVDAVYGMLKDIIANARISYIKWDMNRYLTECYSRGTSPDGQGMVMHKFILGVYDLYTRLTRDFPEILFESCASGGARFDPGMLYFAPQAWCSDNTDAMDRLKIQYGTTMVYPISSIGAHVSAVPNHQIHRITPLDSRGNAAIFGAFGYELDLNHLSSEEIETVKQQIACYKKYRKLLHQGTFYRLKSPFEGNDTAWMAVSEDLEQAIAAYYQVLNPANAGWLRLKLQGLCEDMLYKVSLPGETGEYYGSELMYAGIPIDRSRLFRESGDFASFLIFINKKSE